One region of Flavobacterium pisciphilum genomic DNA includes:
- the traK gene encoding conjugative transposon protein TraK produces the protein MEFKTLRNIENSFRQIRLYAIVFAVLCIGVVGYAVWQSYRFAEEQRQKIYVLDNGKSLMLALSQDASINRPVEAREHVRRFHELFFTLAPDKNAIESNMSRAFNLADKSAFDYYKDLSEKGYYSRIISGNVQQRIEVDSVVCNFDTHPYAVRTYAKQFIIRSSNVTRRNLITSCYLVNSVRSDNNPQGFNIEKFAVVENRDIEVIER, from the coding sequence ATGGAATTTAAAACGCTAAGAAATATCGAAAACAGCTTTAGGCAGATAAGACTATATGCCATTGTGTTTGCGGTTCTCTGTATTGGCGTGGTAGGATATGCCGTATGGCAGTCCTACCGCTTTGCAGAAGAACAACGCCAAAAAATCTATGTATTGGATAACGGCAAATCTTTGATGCTTGCCTTATCGCAAGATGCAAGTATCAACCGACCTGTGGAAGCAAGGGAACACGTCAGACGTTTTCACGAGCTGTTTTTTACACTTGCTCCCGACAAAAACGCTATAGAAAGCAATATGAGCAGGGCATTCAATCTTGCCGACAAAAGTGCCTTCGACTACTATAAAGACTTGTCAGAAAAAGGCTATTACAGTCGTATTATATCAGGAAACGTACAGCAACGCATCGAAGTAGATAGTGTGGTCTGCAATTTCGATACCCATCCTTATGCGGTACGAACCTATGCAAAACAATTCATCATTCGGTCAAGCAATGTAACCAGACGTAACTTAATTACTTCCTGCTACCTAGTCAACTCCGTTCGCTCTGACAACAACCCACAAGGCTTCAATATCGAAAAATTTGCAGTCGTGGAAAACAGGGATATAGAAGTCATCGAACGCTAA
- the merTP gene encoding mercuric transport protein MerTP, producing the protein MNKKNNRFVGAGVLSAVAASLCCITPVLALISGASGVASTFSWMEPARPYLIGITVLVLGFAWYQKLKPRTAEEIQCDCEEDEKKPFMQTKTFLGIVTVFAALMLAFPNYAHIFYPSNDNKEVVIVNASDIQTVTFDVKGMTCNGCASHVENDVNKLPGIVKVDAIYEEATAKVEFDQTKVSLAQIEEAINGTGYKVVGKK; encoded by the coding sequence ATGAACAAGAAAAACAACAGATTTGTCGGAGCGGGAGTGCTTTCGGCAGTAGCAGCATCACTTTGCTGCATTACACCTGTATTGGCTCTTATTTCAGGAGCGTCAGGAGTGGCATCTACATTTTCGTGGATGGAACCAGCAAGACCTTATCTAATCGGTATCACTGTTTTGGTGTTGGGTTTTGCTTGGTATCAGAAACTTAAACCACGAACAGCCGAAGAAATTCAATGTGATTGCGAAGAAGACGAAAAGAAACCCTTTATGCAGACCAAAACATTCTTGGGAATTGTAACCGTATTTGCAGCCTTGATGCTCGCTTTTCCGAACTACGCACACATTTTCTATCCTTCAAACGACAACAAGGAAGTTGTAATCGTCAATGCTTCTGACATCCAAACGGTAACTTTTGATGTAAAAGGAATGACTTGCAATGGTTGTGCTTCACACGTAGAAAATGATGTGAACAAATTGCCAGGCATTGTTAAGGTAGATGCGATTTATGAAGAAGCGACTGCCAAAGTAGAATTTGACCAAACCAAAGTGAGTCTTGCTCAAATTGAAGAAGCCATCAACGGTACAGGTTACAAAGTGGTTGGCAAGAAATAG
- a CDS encoding heavy-metal-associated domain-containing protein, which produces MKKNLILLSALFLIGIAQLNAQCCKPTDSKAQTANTNQQEGKTLQLKITGMTCAGCSNHISNALKEVDGIIEHKVEYPGDLATIQYDPSKTNPEAIIKVIEKTGYKAEIIKENSK; this is translated from the coding sequence ATGAAAAAGAATTTAATTCTATTGAGTGCTTTGTTCCTAATTGGAATTGCTCAGCTTAATGCTCAATGTTGCAAACCGACTGACAGTAAAGCACAAACAGCAAATACAAACCAGCAAGAAGGTAAGACCCTGCAACTGAAAATCACGGGAATGACTTGTGCAGGTTGTTCCAACCATATTTCAAATGCCCTCAAAGAAGTGGACGGCATTATTGAACACAAAGTGGAATATCCGGGCGATTTGGCAACTATCCAGTACGACCCAAGCAAAACAAATCCTGAAGCTATCATAAAAGTAATTGAAAAAACAGGTTATAAAGCCGAAATCATTAAAGAAAATTCTAAATAA
- a CDS encoding ArsR/SmtB family transcription factor, producing MENNQSCIRVFADKVQIDNCRVILQTNDKAFSQLSGLLALAGNEVRLKILFLLEEENELCPCDLSDILGMSIPAVSQHLRKLKDGNVIEGRREGQTIFYSLKQEQLTLLRPFFKHIINNSKKETV from the coding sequence ATGGAAAACAATCAATCGTGTATCCGTGTGTTTGCCGACAAGGTTCAAATAGACAATTGTAGAGTAATACTTCAAACCAACGACAAGGCATTCAGCCAACTGAGTGGACTTTTAGCATTGGCAGGAAACGAAGTAAGGTTGAAAATCTTATTTCTCTTAGAAGAAGAAAACGAACTCTGCCCTTGCGACCTTTCAGACATTCTCGGAATGAGCATTCCTGCCGTTTCGCAACACCTCAGAAAACTAAAAGACGGAAACGTCATTGAAGGGAGAAGAGAAGGACAAACCATTTTCTACTCTTTGAAACAAGAGCAACTGACTTTACTTCGTCCATTTTTTAAACACATCATAAACAATTCAAAAAAGGAAACAGTATGA
- the merB gene encoding organomercurial lyase, which translates to MKNQRKYIDGQLNDILFSEFKIKNSDFILRIFQELMQGSSISKNRFYKLIKVSKDKADAILNKLGETDVQGNIIAFSGLSTVPTKHRFIVNGKMLYTWCVVDAILFAEWLDVEVNVHSSDPIDSSLIELQINGGQLLWTTPYPLFISWVESVDTCNIKGSLCNHVSFFASERTAKQWLKNNPDGKILTLEDFFEPKNIGMKCC; encoded by the coding sequence ATGAAAAATCAACGAAAATATATTGACGGTCAATTAAACGACATTCTTTTTTCTGAATTTAAGATAAAGAATAGCGATTTTATTTTACGAATATTTCAAGAATTGATGCAAGGCAGTTCTATATCTAAAAACAGATTTTATAAACTAATAAAAGTGTCCAAAGATAAAGCGGACGCTATTTTGAATAAACTGGGCGAAACCGATGTACAAGGAAATATTATTGCATTTTCTGGTCTATCTACAGTTCCTACCAAACATCGCTTTATTGTAAATGGTAAGATGTTATACACATGGTGTGTAGTAGATGCCATTCTGTTTGCTGAATGGTTAGATGTGGAAGTCAATGTTCATTCGTCCGACCCAATTGATAGTTCTCTCATAGAATTACAAATAAACGGAGGTCAGCTATTATGGACAACTCCTTATCCTTTATTTATTTCTTGGGTAGAATCTGTTGACACCTGCAATATTAAAGGGTCGCTATGTAATCACGTTTCATTTTTTGCAAGCGAAAGAACAGCAAAACAATGGTTAAAAAATAATCCTGATGGAAAAATATTGACGCTTGAGGATTTCTTTGAGCCTAAAAACATAGGAATGAAATGTTGTTAA
- the merA gene encoding mercury(II) reductase, with amino-acid sequence MKEEKIKLEIAGMTCDHCATGIKKMLSQNEGVKEANVSYPKATCECSFDPTKTSKEEIINTINGTKNYRVKSEIPDNGNSGINQFDLIIIGGGSAAFSAAIKAESLGLSTLMVNGGLDFGGTCVNVGCVPSKNLIRAGESAYHATHSNFEGIKPKGVDIDFAQIIKDKKKLVATLQEKKYMDVVSDFENLTMLKGWAKFKDNKTILVDGKEYKAFKFLIAAGATTNIPTIEGLDKIDYLTNVSLFDLEEKPESLTIMGAGYIGLEIAMAYNRLGVKVRIIEFTDRVLRTQTPDISEALETQMRKEGIEILPNFRAVKFEKQANETIIHCKCPDGSFTQIIEKGKVVIATGTKANTSQLGLDNIGLELTKSGHIAVNEKMETNLPNIYAAGDVTNTPAFVYTAAFEGKIAVENAFSGTDNKADYSSLPWVVFTDPQIAGAGLDEAQAESKGIPFEVSKLELKDVPRAIAANDTRGFIKLIRNTETDKLIGARVVAPEGGELIQLLSMAIKYGITVRELAESFYPYLTLGEGIKLAAITFGKDVSKLSCCAS; translated from the coding sequence ATGAAAGAAGAAAAAATAAAATTGGAAATTGCAGGTATGACCTGCGACCATTGTGCCACAGGAATAAAAAAAATGCTTTCACAAAATGAGGGTGTTAAAGAAGCCAATGTGAGCTACCCAAAAGCTACTTGTGAATGTTCTTTTGACCCTACCAAAACAAGTAAAGAAGAAATCATCAATACCATTAACGGCACAAAAAACTATCGTGTAAAAAGTGAAATCCCTGATAATGGAAACAGCGGAATTAATCAATTTGATTTAATCATTATCGGTGGCGGTTCGGCTGCATTTTCGGCAGCAATCAAAGCCGAAAGTTTAGGATTATCGACCTTAATGGTAAACGGTGGTTTGGACTTTGGCGGTACTTGTGTCAACGTGGGTTGTGTGCCTTCTAAAAATCTTATTCGTGCAGGCGAGTCGGCTTATCACGCTACACATTCCAACTTTGAAGGCATCAAGCCAAAAGGAGTTGATATTGATTTCGCTCAAATCATCAAAGACAAGAAAAAATTAGTAGCCACACTTCAAGAGAAAAAATATATGGATGTGGTAAGCGATTTTGAAAACCTGACTATGCTAAAAGGTTGGGCAAAATTCAAAGACAACAAAACCATTTTGGTTGATGGCAAGGAATACAAAGCCTTCAAATTTTTAATTGCTGCGGGAGCTACGACCAACATTCCGACTATTGAAGGATTGGACAAAATTGACTACTTGACCAACGTTTCCCTTTTCGACTTGGAAGAAAAACCCGAAAGCTTGACCATTATGGGAGCAGGTTACATAGGTTTGGAAATTGCAATGGCGTACAATCGTTTAGGCGTTAAAGTCCGAATCATTGAATTTACCGACCGTGTTCTACGGACACAAACCCCAGACATCAGTGAAGCATTGGAAACCCAAATGCGAAAAGAAGGCATTGAAATCTTACCTAATTTCAGAGCCGTGAAATTCGAGAAACAAGCGAATGAAACCATCATTCACTGTAAATGTCCTGACGGTTCATTTACGCAAATTATAGAAAAAGGTAAGGTAGTAATTGCCACAGGCACAAAAGCCAATACAAGCCAATTAGGGTTAGATAACATTGGTTTGGAACTCACCAAAAGCGGACATATCGCTGTGAATGAAAAAATGGAAACCAATCTACCTAACATTTACGCAGCAGGTGACGTAACCAACACCCCTGCATTTGTTTATACAGCCGCTTTTGAAGGTAAAATTGCCGTTGAAAATGCGTTCTCAGGAACAGATAATAAAGCCGATTATTCTTCTTTACCTTGGGTGGTGTTTACTGACCCACAAATTGCAGGGGCAGGTTTAGATGAAGCACAGGCAGAATCAAAAGGCATTCCATTTGAAGTTTCAAAACTGGAACTTAAAGACGTACCGAGAGCCATTGCAGCAAACGACACAAGGGGTTTTATCAAACTCATTCGCAATACCGAAACTGACAAACTGATAGGTGCAAGAGTAGTTGCACCCGAAGGCGGGGAACTTATTCAACTATTAAGTATGGCTATCAAATACGGTATTACAGTAAGGGAATTGGCTGAGAGTTTCTATCCTTATTTGACATTAGGAGAAGGCATAAAATTAGCAGCCATAACATTTGGAAAGGACGTCTCAAAGTTGAGTTGTTGTGCGAGTTGA
- the traJ gene encoding conjugative transposon protein TraJ has translation MEWDNLHELLRSLYDDMMPLAGDMAAVAKGLAGLGALFYVALKVWQALSRAEPIDVFPLLRPFALGLCIMFFPTIVLGTINAVLSPVVTGTHAILEDQVLDLNQLQQQKDQLEYEAMVRNPETAYMASDEEFDKKLDELGWSPSDVGTMAGMYMDRQAYKIEKAIKDWFRNLLEILFQAAALVIDTIRTFFLIVLSILGPIAFAISVWDGFQSTLTQWITRYVSVYLWLPVSDLFSSMLARIQSLILERDIAMLADPTYIPDTSNTVYIIFMIIGIVGYFTIPTVTGWVIQAGGAGNFTRNVNQTAMKAGNLAGAGAGSTVGNIGGKLMNK, from the coding sequence ATGGAATGGGATAATCTTCACGAACTCCTTCGTTCACTTTACGACGATATGATGCCGCTTGCAGGTGATATGGCGGCTGTGGCTAAAGGATTGGCGGGATTGGGTGCGTTGTTCTATGTAGCATTAAAGGTTTGGCAGGCTTTAAGCCGAGCCGAGCCTATCGATGTGTTTCCGTTACTGCGTCCATTCGCTCTGGGTCTTTGTATAATGTTCTTTCCAACCATCGTGTTGGGAACCATTAATGCAGTATTAAGCCCGGTAGTTACAGGAACTCACGCCATACTCGAAGACCAGGTGCTTGACCTCAACCAACTCCAGCAACAGAAAGACCAATTGGAATACGAAGCAATGGTACGAAATCCCGAAACCGCCTATATGGCATCAGACGAAGAGTTTGATAAAAAGCTGGATGAATTGGGCTGGTCGCCATCGGACGTTGGTACAATGGCAGGAATGTATATGGACAGGCAAGCCTACAAGATAGAGAAAGCAATAAAGGATTGGTTTCGCAATTTATTGGAAATACTCTTTCAGGCGGCGGCTTTAGTTATTGATACCATACGAACATTTTTCCTGATAGTCCTTTCGATACTCGGACCAATAGCTTTTGCTATTTCCGTTTGGGACGGATTTCAGTCCACGCTCACACAGTGGATCACGAGATATGTCAGCGTATATCTCTGGCTTCCTGTTTCCGATTTGTTCAGCTCGATGCTGGCAAGAATACAATCCCTCATACTGGAAAGGGATATAGCAATGCTTGCCGACCCGACCTACATACCCGATACGAGCAATACGGTGTACATCATCTTTATGATTATCGGTATCGTTGGCTACTTCACAATTCCAACAGTAACAGGTTGGGTAATCCAAGCCGGAGGTGCAGGAAACTTTACTCGTAATGTAAATCAAACAGCGATGAAGGCAGGAAACCTTGCGGGTGCTGGTGCAGGATCTACAGTAGGAAACATCGGCGGTAAACTGATGAATAAATAA
- a CDS encoding TraG family conjugative transposon ATPase: MRNVAKVTTLENKFPLLAVENNCILSKDADITACFEVRLPELFTVASAEYEAIHSAWHKAIKTLPDYTVIHKQDWYIKENYAPDIAGENLSFLGKSYQQHFNERPFLNHYCYLFLTKTTKDRMRMQSNFSSLCKGTLIPKEIRDKEAIHRFMEAVAQFERIVNDSGFISLRRLSENDIIGKDEKQGLLEQYLTLSRDAGTPMQDIALGAEEVRIGNKRLSLHTLSDTDDLPGMVSADTRFEKLSTDRSDCRLSFAAPVGLLLNCNHIYNQYLFLDNSEASLQKFEKSARNMHSLARYSRANQINKEWIEKYLNEAHSFGLSSVRAHFNIMAWSDDPAELKQLKNDCGSALALMECKPRHNTTDVATLYWAGMPGNAGDFPAEESFYTFIEPALCFFTEETNYHNSPSPFGIKMADRLTGKPIHLDISDLPMKRGIITNRNKFILGPSGSGKSFFTNHMVRQYYEQGAHVLLVDTGNSYQGLCELIKGKTKGEDGVYFTYTEDNPIAFNPFYTDDGVFDIEKRESIKTLILTLWKRDDEPPTRSEEVALSNAVSGYIERIKQEDIYPSFNGFYEYVKGDYRKVLEEKQVREKDFDIANFLNVLEPYYKGGEYDYLLNSDKQLDLLSKRFIVFEIDAIKDHKILFPIVTIIIMEVFINKMRRLKGIRKLILIEEAWKAIAKEGMAEYIKYLFKTVRKFFGEAIVVTQEVDDIIQSPIVKESIINNSDCKILLDQRKYMNKFDDIQAMLGLTDKEKGQVLSINMNNDASRLYKEVWIGLGGTHSAVYATEVSLEEYLAYTTEETEKMEVMQLAAELDGNVELAIKHIAMQRRDKVNQ, translated from the coding sequence ATGAGAAATGTAGCAAAAGTCACTACGTTGGAAAATAAGTTTCCTTTGTTGGCAGTAGAAAATAATTGTATCCTGTCCAAGGATGCAGATATTACCGCTTGTTTTGAAGTACGCTTACCAGAACTATTCACAGTAGCTTCTGCGGAATACGAAGCGATTCATTCCGCTTGGCATAAAGCTATCAAGACCTTGCCCGATTATACGGTCATCCATAAACAAGACTGGTACATTAAGGAAAACTATGCACCAGATATTGCTGGTGAGAATTTAAGTTTTTTAGGCAAATCCTACCAACAACATTTCAACGAACGCCCTTTCTTGAACCATTATTGCTATTTATTCCTGACCAAAACTACCAAAGATCGGATGCGGATGCAAAGCAATTTCTCTTCGCTCTGCAAAGGTACGCTGATACCAAAGGAAATCAGAGATAAGGAAGCAATCCACCGTTTTATGGAAGCCGTTGCGCAGTTTGAACGTATCGTGAATGATAGTGGTTTCATAAGCCTACGACGCCTGAGTGAAAACGATATCATCGGTAAAGATGAAAAACAGGGGTTATTAGAACAGTACCTCACCTTGTCAAGAGATGCAGGGACACCCATGCAGGACATCGCATTAGGAGCCGAAGAAGTTCGTATCGGGAACAAAAGGTTGAGCCTGCACACCTTGTCCGATACTGACGATTTACCCGGAATGGTATCGGCTGATACCCGTTTTGAAAAGCTATCTACCGACCGAAGTGATTGCCGTTTGTCATTCGCCGCACCTGTGGGCTTGTTGTTAAACTGCAACCACATTTACAACCAATATTTGTTTTTGGATAACAGCGAAGCCAGTCTACAAAAGTTTGAGAAGTCCGCAAGGAATATGCACTCACTGGCTCGTTACAGTCGTGCCAACCAAATCAACAAAGAGTGGATAGAAAAGTACCTAAACGAAGCCCACAGTTTTGGGCTATCTTCTGTTCGTGCTCACTTCAACATTATGGCGTGGTCGGATGATCCGGCAGAACTGAAACAGCTAAAAAATGATTGTGGAAGTGCTTTAGCATTGATGGAATGTAAACCCAGACACAACACTACGGATGTAGCAACATTGTACTGGGCAGGAATGCCGGGTAATGCAGGTGATTTTCCCGCAGAGGAAAGTTTTTACACTTTTATTGAGCCTGCATTGTGCTTTTTTACGGAAGAAACCAATTACCACAATTCGCCATCACCATTTGGTATCAAGATGGCTGACCGCCTGACTGGAAAGCCTATCCATTTGGATATTTCGGATTTGCCGATGAAACGTGGAATTATTACCAATCGTAACAAGTTCATACTCGGTCCATCGGGAAGTGGTAAATCTTTCTTCACAAACCATATGGTACGACAGTATTACGAGCAAGGCGCTCACGTTTTGCTTGTGGACACCGGAAATTCTTATCAAGGTTTGTGCGAACTCATTAAAGGTAAAACCAAAGGCGAAGACGGTGTTTACTTTACTTATACAGAAGACAACCCAATTGCCTTTAATCCTTTCTATACCGATGATGGCGTATTCGATATTGAGAAGCGTGAAAGTATCAAGACTTTGATACTGACACTCTGGAAACGTGATGATGAACCACCAACCCGTTCAGAAGAAGTAGCATTATCGAATGCTGTATCAGGCTATATCGAGCGCATCAAACAGGAAGATATTTATCCATCATTCAATGGCTTCTATGAGTATGTAAAAGGCGATTACCGCAAGGTACTCGAAGAAAAACAGGTAAGGGAAAAAGACTTTGACATTGCCAATTTCCTTAACGTACTCGAACCCTACTACAAGGGCGGTGAGTATGATTATTTGCTCAATTCCGATAAGCAGTTAGACCTGCTTTCCAAACGCTTTATTGTCTTTGAAATTGATGCGATAAAAGACCACAAAATCCTCTTTCCCATAGTCACGATCATCATTATGGAAGTCTTCATCAACAAGATGAGGAGGTTGAAAGGCATCCGAAAGCTGATACTAATTGAAGAAGCCTGGAAAGCGATTGCGAAGGAAGGTATGGCAGAATATATAAAGTATTTGTTTAAAACGGTTAGGAAGTTTTTCGGTGAAGCCATCGTGGTAACGCAGGAGGTGGATGACATCATCCAGTCGCCCATTGTTAAGGAAAGTATCATTAACAACAGTGATTGTAAAATCCTTTTAGACCAACGCAAGTATATGAACAAGTTTGATGATATACAGGCGATGTTGGGGCTTACAGATAAGGAAAAAGGGCAGGTACTTTCTATCAATATGAACAACGATGCAAGCCGACTTTACAAAGAGGTTTGGATAGGCTTAGGTGGTACGCACTCGGCAGTCTATGCCACCGAAGTTAGTTTGGAGGAATACCTTGCTTACACCACCGAAGAAACCGAAAAAATGGAAGTGATGCAGCTTGCTGCTGAACTGGACGGCAATGTAGAACTCGCCATCAAGCATATCGCAATGCAAAGGCGGGACAAAGTAAATCAATAG
- a CDS encoding ParA family protein, which produces METEKKTLKISFSTPKGGVGKSTMTALLSSVLHYRLGFNVLVMDCDFPQHSLANMRERDLKTIMQNDYHKRSAMKLYQSINKKAYPIISCKAEDALSKALEYVNQSTIEPDITFFDLPGTANTKGVLTTLRTMDFIFSPISADRLVMESTLSFTKAFLGLPETAESNEDQKMWMFWNQVDGREKTGIYEAYQSVINELDLSVMTSKIMDSKRFRKETDDTLNSVFRSSLLPAEPQLMKVTRMDLFVEEFLKIVNL; this is translated from the coding sequence ATGGAAACAGAAAAGAAAACTTTAAAAATCAGTTTTTCAACGCCTAAAGGCGGTGTTGGAAAATCTACTATGACTGCACTACTTTCAAGTGTATTGCATTATCGTTTAGGATTTAATGTCCTTGTAATGGATTGTGATTTTCCACAACACAGCTTAGCCAATATGAGAGAAAGGGATTTGAAAACTATTATGCAGAATGATTACCATAAAAGATCTGCAATGAAATTGTATCAAAGCATCAATAAAAAGGCATATCCGATTATCAGTTGTAAAGCGGAGGATGCCTTGTCAAAGGCTTTGGAATACGTAAATCAATCTACAATAGAGCCTGATATAACTTTTTTTGACCTTCCCGGCACAGCTAATACAAAAGGTGTGCTTACTACCTTAAGAACAATGGATTTTATTTTTTCTCCAATCAGTGCTGACCGTCTGGTTATGGAAAGTACGTTGAGCTTTACTAAAGCATTCCTTGGCTTACCCGAAACTGCTGAGAGTAATGAGGATCAGAAAATGTGGATGTTTTGGAACCAGGTAGATGGCCGGGAAAAGACAGGAATATACGAGGCTTATCAAAGTGTCATTAACGAGCTTGATTTATCTGTAATGACCTCAAAAATCATGGATAGTAAACGTTTCAGAAAAGAAACGGATGATACCTTGAACAGTGTATTCCGGTCAAGTTTGCTACCTGCCGAACCACAGCTTATGAAAGTAACTAGAATGGATTTGTTTGTTGAGGAGTTTTTAAAAATTGTTAACCTCTAA
- a CDS encoding DUF3408 domain-containing protein, protein MSTDKRRKDFDKPVVDEELIMNIMSGNQSFTVPEANQQQEIQKEIKPKEKARNSSSKKVDYEETFLVNRFPSGRNGKVVYIRPEYHERLIRIVQLTREEKTTLYSYIDNILEHHFREFGDDITDYFNERFKPIL, encoded by the coding sequence ATGTCAACAGATAAGAGAAGAAAAGACTTCGATAAACCTGTTGTTGATGAAGAATTAATCATGAATATCATGAGTGGTAATCAGTCTTTTACTGTACCCGAAGCCAATCAACAACAGGAAATACAGAAGGAAATAAAACCAAAAGAAAAAGCCCGCAATAGTTCCTCAAAGAAGGTGGATTATGAGGAGACATTTCTGGTCAATCGGTTTCCTTCAGGTCGAAACGGAAAGGTCGTTTACATACGTCCCGAATACCACGAAAGGTTAATCCGCATTGTGCAATTAACAAGAGAAGAAAAGACTACACTCTATTCTTATATCGACAACATCCTTGAACACCACTTTAGGGAGTTTGGGGATGATATTACTGATTATTTCAACGAACGTTTTAAACCCATTTTATAG
- a CDS encoding DUF4133 domain-containing protein, translating into MSNYNINKGIGRTVEFKGLKAQYLFIFAGGLLGTLILVMILYMAGVNSYICLSLGIGGASLIVWQTFSLNQKYGEHGLMKIGAIKRHPHYIICRKPVHRYLKSTSKSTAV; encoded by the coding sequence ATGAGTAATTACAACATCAACAAAGGCATTGGAAGAACAGTAGAATTTAAGGGACTGAAAGCGCAGTACCTATTCATCTTCGCCGGCGGATTACTTGGGACATTGATCCTGGTCATGATACTTTACATGGCTGGGGTTAATTCTTACATCTGTCTGTCTTTAGGAATTGGTGGTGCTTCGCTAATTGTATGGCAGACCTTTTCACTCAATCAAAAGTATGGTGAACACGGATTGATGAAAATCGGCGCAATAAAAAGGCATCCCCATTACATCATCTGTCGCAAGCCTGTGCATCGTTATTTAAAGTCCACCTCTAAATCAACTGCCGTATGA
- a CDS encoding DUF4141 domain-containing protein → MKKVLYLVCTALMLAVAPSAKAQFVVTDPANLASGIINSANEIIQTSSTVSNVVKNFNEVKKVYDQGKEYYDKLKAINNLVKDARKVQQTVLLVGDVSEIYVQNFGKMMNDPNFTPQELVAIGNGYSALLNESTELLKELKQIITSSSLSLNDKERMDIIDRVYKEVKDYHSLVRYYTNKNISVSYLRAKKKNDAQRVLELYGTSNQKYW, encoded by the coding sequence ATGAAAAAAGTATTGTATCTGGTGTGTACGGCACTAATGCTCGCCGTAGCACCGTCAGCGAAAGCTCAATTTGTAGTAACTGACCCTGCAAATCTGGCATCAGGAATTATCAACAGTGCGAACGAAATCATACAGACTTCTTCCACCGTGAGCAATGTCGTAAAGAACTTCAACGAAGTGAAAAAAGTGTACGATCAGGGCAAGGAATATTACGACAAGCTAAAAGCTATCAACAACCTTGTGAAAGATGCCCGTAAAGTACAGCAAACCGTATTGTTGGTAGGCGATGTGTCCGAAATATATGTTCAGAACTTTGGAAAAATGATGAACGATCCCAATTTCACACCACAGGAATTGGTTGCAATCGGCAATGGTTATTCGGCACTGCTCAATGAAAGTACCGAACTGCTGAAAGAATTGAAGCAAATTATAACCTCTTCAAGCCTTTCGCTAAACGACAAAGAGCGTATGGATATTATTGATCGTGTGTACAAAGAGGTAAAGGATTACCACAGCCTTGTACGCTACTACACTAATAAGAACATTTCTGTAAGCTACCTAAGAGCGAAAAAGAAAAACGACGCACAGAGAGTTCTTGAACTCTACGGAACTTCTAACCAAAAATACTGGTAA
- a CDS encoding DUF4134 domain-containing protein: MKKQRKKVLLAATLMLSGIGAFAQGNGTAGITEATQMVTSYFDPATQLIYAIGAVVGLIGGVKVYNKFSSGDPDTSKTAASWFGACIFLIVAATILRSFFL, encoded by the coding sequence ATGAAAAAACAAAGAAAAAAAGTTTTGCTGGCAGCTACATTGATGCTCTCAGGAATCGGTGCATTCGCCCAGGGAAATGGTACAGCAGGTATCACAGAAGCTACCCAAATGGTCACCTCTTATTTCGATCCCGCCACACAGCTTATCTACGCTATTGGTGCCGTAGTCGGGTTAATCGGAGGTGTTAAGGTGTACAACAAATTCAGTTCGGGCGACCCCGATACCAGTAAAACGGCGGCATCGTGGTTCGGTGCCTGTATCTTCCTTATTGTAGCTGCTACCATTCTTCGTTCATTTTTCCTTTAA